In Gadus morhua chromosome 2, gadMor3.0, whole genome shotgun sequence, a single window of DNA contains:
- the lfng gene encoding beta-1,3-N-acetylglucosaminyltransferase lunatic fringe — protein sequence MLKNNGKKVAVSIACTAFVCAVVLLVAAQHHRVQVEDAPKGDIGTRSLQSLDNAAHEETSQPQEKKGFSAYFTKLTRGRRDVDKPKQSSAFAADPPPAEDISASDLFIAVKTTKKFHQSRLNLLLDTWISRNVQQTYVFTDGEDEELKKKIGSHAINTNCSAAHSRQALSCKMAVEYDKFIESGKKWFCHVDDDNYVNVRSLVKLLSHFPHTQDMYIGKPSLDRPIEATERLGDNKMRPVNFWFATGGAGFCVSRGLALKMSPWASGGHFMNTAEKIRLPDDCTVGYIIESVLGVQLTRSNLFHSHLENLQQVPRSEIHKQITLSYGMFENKRNIINMKGAFPVEEDPSRFRSVHCLLYPDTPWCPPQVAF from the exons ATGTTGAAAAATAACGGTAAGAAGGTGGCTGTCTCCATAGCCTGCACCGCGTTCGTCTGCGCTGTGGTTCTTTTGGTTGCGGCTCAGCATCACCGGGTCCAGGTGGAGGATGCGCCCAAGGGAGACATCGGGACCCGCTCCCTCCAGAGCCTGGACAACGCAGCGCACGAAGAGACCTCTCAGCCCCAGGAGAAGAAGGGATTCTCGGCGTACTTTACTAAACTAACCCGTGGACGGAGAGACGTGGACAAGCCCAAACAGTCGTCCGCGTTCGCCGCGGACCCCCCTCCAGCGGAGGACATCAGCGCCAGCGACCTGTTCATCGCTGTCAAGACCACCAAGAAGTTCCACCAGTCGCGATTAAATCTGCTTCTTGATACCTGGATCTCAAGAAACGTTCAACAG ACTTACGTCTTCACAGACGGAGAAGATGAGGAGCTGAAAAAAAAGATTG GAAGTCACGCCATCAACACCAACTGCTCCGCTGCCCACAGCCGGCAGGCTTTGTCTTGCAAGATGGCAGTTGAATACGACAAGTTCATTGAGTCAGGCAAAAA ATGGTTCTGTCATGTAGACGACGACAACTACGTGAATGTGAGGTCCCTGGTGAAGCTGCTGTCCCACTTCCCCCACACCCAGGACATGTACATCGGCAAACCCAGTCTGGACCGGCCCATTGAAGCCACCGAGAGACTGGGGGACAACAAGATG AGACCCGTCAACTTCTGGTTCGCCACCGGGGGCGCAGGGTTCTGCGTGAGCCGCGGTCTGGCACTGAAGATGAGCCCATGGGCAAG TGGTGGTCACTTCATGAACACGGCGGAGAAGATCCGTCTGCCTGACGACTGCACGGTGGGCTACATCATCGAGTCGGTTCTAGGGGTGCAGCTGACCCGCAGCAACCTCTTCCACTCGCACCTGGAGAACCTGCAACAAGTCCCCCGTTCTGAGATTCACAAACAG ATCACATTGAGTTATGGCATGTTTGAGAACAAGAGGAACATCATCAACATGAAGGGAGCTTTCCCTGTGGAGGAGGACCCCTCGAG gTTCAGGTCTGTGCACTGCCTCTTGTACCCAGACACCCCGTGGTGTCCTCCTCAAGTTGCCTTCTAA